A single Ciona intestinalis chromosome 12, KH, whole genome shotgun sequence DNA region contains:
- the LOC100175885 gene encoding transcription factor Adf-1-like isoform X1, with amino-acid sequence MSTKDFNETLIELVRKNPLIYQSKNRFHKDKKKRNSCWGYISSELEQPVECCATRWRSLRDRFLREQKKLENTGSTTWDLYPQLLFLNGHLRRRTNITTTASDVENTPHDHESQCEEDTSANWDLSEKETTNLEILTTASFDSPESSTETLPPVLPGQHRKRKRDTRESNATKNDFQEQLLNVLLSNKTEPAPPQFHQQMTEDVYDNFGKIVALRLRQLPASQADETMIYIMQHLASVT; translated from the exons ATGTCCACGAAAGATTTTAACGAAACCCTAATTGAGTTGGTTCGTAAAAATCCGCTCATTTATCAGTCCAAGAACAGATTTcacaaagacaaaaaaaagagaaacagTTGTTGGGGATATATCAGTTCAGAACTTGAACAGCCGG TTGAATGCTGTGCTACGAGATGGAGAAGCTTGCGTGACCGATTCTTAAGGGAGCAGAAGAAACTTGAGAACACTGGAAGTACGACATGGGATCTTTACCCACAACTTCTATTCTTGAACGGCCACCTTAGACGAAG aacaaaTATTACTACTACGGCCAGTGACGTTGAAAACACTCCTCACGATCATGAATCACAATGTGAAGAAGATACTTCAG CAAATTGGGATCTTTCAGAAAAGGAAACGACAAACTTAGAAATTTTAACGACGGCTTCGTTTGATTCTCCCGAGTCGTCAACCGAGACATTACCTCCTGTGTTACCAGGGCAACATAGAAAACGAAAACGGGACACGAGAGAATCGAACgcaacaaaaaatgattttcag GAACAGCTGCTGAATGTTTTACTTTCGAATAAAACTGAACCCGCACCACCCCAGTTCCATCAACAGATGACTGAAGATGTTTACGacaattttggaaaaatagTTGCGTTAAGATTACGGCAGTTACCAGCCAGTCAAGCAGATGAAACAATGATATATATCATGCAACATCTGGCATCCGTGACTTAA
- the LOC100175885 gene encoding transcription factor Adf-1-like isoform X2, with product MSTKDFNETLIELVRKNPLIYQSKNRFHKDKKKRNSCWGYISSELEQPVECCATRWRSLRDRFLREQKKLENTGSTTWDLYPQLLFLNGHLRRRTNITTTASDVENTPHDHESQCEEDTSEKETTNLEILTTASFDSPESSTETLPPVLPGQHRKRKRDTRESNATKNDFQEQLLNVLLSNKTEPAPPQFHQQMTEDVYDNFGKIVALRLRQLPASQADETMIYIMQHLASVT from the exons ATGTCCACGAAAGATTTTAACGAAACCCTAATTGAGTTGGTTCGTAAAAATCCGCTCATTTATCAGTCCAAGAACAGATTTcacaaagacaaaaaaaagagaaacagTTGTTGGGGATATATCAGTTCAGAACTTGAACAGCCGG TTGAATGCTGTGCTACGAGATGGAGAAGCTTGCGTGACCGATTCTTAAGGGAGCAGAAGAAACTTGAGAACACTGGAAGTACGACATGGGATCTTTACCCACAACTTCTATTCTTGAACGGCCACCTTAGACGAAG aacaaaTATTACTACTACGGCCAGTGACGTTGAAAACACTCCTCACGATCATGAATCACAATGTGAAGAAGATACTTCAG AAAAGGAAACGACAAACTTAGAAATTTTAACGACGGCTTCGTTTGATTCTCCCGAGTCGTCAACCGAGACATTACCTCCTGTGTTACCAGGGCAACATAGAAAACGAAAACGGGACACGAGAGAATCGAACgcaacaaaaaatgattttcag GAACAGCTGCTGAATGTTTTACTTTCGAATAAAACTGAACCCGCACCACCCCAGTTCCATCAACAGATGACTGAAGATGTTTACGacaattttggaaaaatagTTGCGTTAAGATTACGGCAGTTACCAGCCAGTCAAGCAGATGAAACAATGATATATATCATGCAACATCTGGCATCCGTGACTTAA
- the LOC100176656 gene encoding lamin-L(II)-like isoform X1, translated as MATPKQQTRSRDKECPSTPLSPSISSRKDERDQLANLNNRMAAYVEKVRSLETENSRLQIKVTSYEETSTREVTSLKAMYEREISEARRLLDELSKEKAQLQIESNSFREKWEIELNKASALGHDNAVLEGKLKDSNSLLFSRENQLQCAKREREEAVEEAETLRSKLNDIQVELEASQKALDTETLMRVNFENKLQSLKEELEFKEKLYQEEVSEIRKRHTLSVTEIDEKVKGVYESQFEVALIELRDQQNADLEQMKEDLEGQYSSKIEELKKKLDYVRKSTMKGSEDCKAAEMKVERLQTTIKSLQNKNNNLNNRVQDLEGQVATEREIRFSAVLSIEQQRDEALQKITTMEKEYLELMDLKIKLDHEIGVYRKLLEEEETRLNLSPSPHVDGSDSKRRSRRKRKRVTTQSELAQKAKKQEIASATYSSETVITQKSVNVGEDVLHQQDDPAPEGNNSCSIM; from the exons ATGGCAACTCCAAAACAGCAAACCAGaag CAGAGACAAGGAATGTCCCTCCACCCCTCTCAGTCCTTCAATTTCTTCACGCAAAGATGAACGGGACCAGTTGGCAAACCTTAACAACAGGATGGCAGCTTATGTGGAAAAAGTTCGTTCTCTTGAAACAGAAAACTCGAGACTTCAAATCAAAGTTACGAGTTACGAGGAGACGAGCACTCGTGAG GTGACTAGCTTAAAAGCGATGTATGAACGTGAAATATCAGAAGCTCGGAGACTTCTTGATGAATTGTCAAAAGAAAAAGCTCAACTCCAAATTGAATCCAATTCATTTAGGGAGAAATGGGAAATTGAATTAAACAA AGCCAGTGCCCTGGGCCATGATAACGCTGTGTTGGAAGGAAAGCTGAAAGATTCAAACTCTCTTCTGTTTTCGAGGGAAAACCAGTTACAGTGCGCCAAGCGCGAGAGGGAGGAAGCTGTTGAAGAAGCTG AAACCTTGCGATCGAAACTAAACGACATCCAGGTTGAATTGGAAGCTTCACAGAAAGCATTGGACACAGAAACATTAATGAGAgttaactttgaaaataaacttcaATCTTTGAAGGAAGAATTGGAGTTTAAAGAAAAGTTGTATCAAGAA GAAGTGTCTGAGATACGAAAGCGTCACACGCTTAGTGTTACGGAGATTGATGAAAAAGTGAAAGGGGTTTATGAGAGTCAGTTCGAAGTGGCCCTCATTGAACTGAGAGATCAACAAAACGCCGATCTTGAGCAAATGAAAGAAGATTTGGAAGGACAATATTCGTCGAAG ATCGAAGAACTTAAAAAGAAGCTTGACTACGTTCGTAAGAGCACCATGAAGGGTTCGGAGGATTGTAAAGCTGCCGAGATGAAAGTTGAGAGGTTGCAAACCACAATTAAATCATTGCAGAACAAA AACAACAATCTAAACAACCGTGTTCAAGACTTAGAGGGACAAGTAGCAACCGAGCGCGAGATTCGATTCTCGGCCGTGTTATCGATTGAACAGCAACGTGATGAAGCGTTGCAGAAGATCACGACGATGGAAAAGGAATATTTGGAACTCATGGATCTCAAGATTAAACTCGACCACGAGATTGGGGTTTATAGGAAGCTGTTGGAGGAAGAAGAGACGAG GTTAAACTTGAGTCCGAGCCCTCATGTGGACGGCTCTGATTCAAAACGACGATCAAGACGTAAAAGGAAAAGGGTCACCACTCAAAGTGAATTGGCACAAAAAGCAAAGAAACAG GAGATTGCGAGCGCCACTTATTCAAGTGAGACAGTCATCACTCAGAAGTCGGTGAATGTTGGGGAAGATGTGTTGCATCAACAG GATGACCCCGCCCCCGAGGGTAACAACTCATGTTCAATCATGTAA
- the LOC100176656 gene encoding lamin-L(II)-like isoform X2 has translation MNVTSLKAMYEREISEARRLLDELSKEKAQLQIESNSFREKWEIELNKASALGHDNAVLEGKLKDSNSLLFSRENQLQCAKREREEAVEEAETLRSKLNDIQVELEASQKALDTETLMRVNFENKLQSLKEELEFKEKLYQEEVSEIRKRHTLSVTEIDEKVKGVYESQFEVALIELRDQQNADLEQMKEDLEGQYSSKIEELKKKLDYVRKSTMKGSEDCKAAEMKVERLQTTIKSLQNKNNNLNNRVQDLEGQVATEREIRFSAVLSIEQQRDEALQKITTMEKEYLELMDLKIKLDHEIGVYRKLLEEEETRLNLSPSPHVDGSDSKRRSRRKRKRVTTQSELAQKAKKQEIASATYSSETVITQKSVNVGEDVLHQQDDPAPEGNNSCSIM, from the exons ATGAAT GTGACTAGCTTAAAAGCGATGTATGAACGTGAAATATCAGAAGCTCGGAGACTTCTTGATGAATTGTCAAAAGAAAAAGCTCAACTCCAAATTGAATCCAATTCATTTAGGGAGAAATGGGAAATTGAATTAAACAA AGCCAGTGCCCTGGGCCATGATAACGCTGTGTTGGAAGGAAAGCTGAAAGATTCAAACTCTCTTCTGTTTTCGAGGGAAAACCAGTTACAGTGCGCCAAGCGCGAGAGGGAGGAAGCTGTTGAAGAAGCTG AAACCTTGCGATCGAAACTAAACGACATCCAGGTTGAATTGGAAGCTTCACAGAAAGCATTGGACACAGAAACATTAATGAGAgttaactttgaaaataaacttcaATCTTTGAAGGAAGAATTGGAGTTTAAAGAAAAGTTGTATCAAGAA GAAGTGTCTGAGATACGAAAGCGTCACACGCTTAGTGTTACGGAGATTGATGAAAAAGTGAAAGGGGTTTATGAGAGTCAGTTCGAAGTGGCCCTCATTGAACTGAGAGATCAACAAAACGCCGATCTTGAGCAAATGAAAGAAGATTTGGAAGGACAATATTCGTCGAAG ATCGAAGAACTTAAAAAGAAGCTTGACTACGTTCGTAAGAGCACCATGAAGGGTTCGGAGGATTGTAAAGCTGCCGAGATGAAAGTTGAGAGGTTGCAAACCACAATTAAATCATTGCAGAACAAA AACAACAATCTAAACAACCGTGTTCAAGACTTAGAGGGACAAGTAGCAACCGAGCGCGAGATTCGATTCTCGGCCGTGTTATCGATTGAACAGCAACGTGATGAAGCGTTGCAGAAGATCACGACGATGGAAAAGGAATATTTGGAACTCATGGATCTCAAGATTAAACTCGACCACGAGATTGGGGTTTATAGGAAGCTGTTGGAGGAAGAAGAGACGAG GTTAAACTTGAGTCCGAGCCCTCATGTGGACGGCTCTGATTCAAAACGACGATCAAGACGTAAAAGGAAAAGGGTCACCACTCAAAGTGAATTGGCACAAAAAGCAAAGAAACAG GAGATTGCGAGCGCCACTTATTCAAGTGAGACAGTCATCACTCAGAAGTCGGTGAATGTTGGGGAAGATGTGTTGCATCAACAG GATGACCCCGCCCCCGAGGGTAACAACTCATGTTCAATCATGTAA